One genomic segment of Manis pentadactyla isolate mManPen7 chromosome 1, mManPen7.hap1, whole genome shotgun sequence includes these proteins:
- the DNAJC28 gene encoding dnaJ homolog subfamily C member 28, giving the protein MMASILRSHWINASVIPNRMKMLPYLGVIRNRMMSTHKSKKKMREYYQLLNLDEGCSADDVRESFRKLAKQYHPDGGSSTADSATFIRIEEAYRRVLSHVLEPTNKVEEEEEEEEGKFKYKTPQHRHYLSFEGVGFGTPSQREKQYRQFRADRATEQVMEYQKQKLQSQYFADSVIVKDVRQSKEQKITQAIERLVEDLIQESMAKGDFDNLSGKGKPLKKFSGCSYIDPMTHNLNRILIDNGYQPEWILMQKEIKDTIDQLREAILVSRKKFGSPMTPTEQKQWNQVCEQFQENIRKLNKRINDFNLIVPLLTKQKVHFDAKKEIAKAQEIHETLVKTKEVTDKNPNNIDQGEGEKTPGVKTGFYNWMNVWKFIKI; this is encoded by the coding sequence ATGATGGCTTCCATCTTAAGATCTCATTGGATAAATGCTTCAGTGATTCCTAATCGAATGAaaatgcttccatatcttggtgtcATTAGAAATAGAATGATGTCAACTCATAAATCCAAAAAGAAGATGAGAGAATATTATCAGTTGCTGAATCTGGATGAAGGATGCTCTGCAGATGATGTCAGGGAATCTTTTCGTAAGCTTGCCAAGCAATACCACCCAGATGGTGGCTCTAGTACTGCTGATTCTGCAACATTTATAAGGATTGAGGAAGCTTATAGGAGGGTGCTTTCCCATGTGCTTGAACCAACAAATAAAgttgaagaagaagaagaagaagaagaaggaaaattcaAGTATAAAACACCCCAACACCGGCATTATTTAAGTTTTGAAGGTGTTGGTTTTGGAACCCCAAGTCAACGAGAGAAGCAATATAGGCAATTTAGAGCAGACCGTGCAACTGAACAGGTGATGGAATACCAAAAGCAGAAATTACAAAGCCAGTATTTCGCTGATAGTGTAATCGTTAAAGATGTAAGACAGAGTAAAGAACAAAAGATAACTCAGGCAATAGAGCGTTTAGTGGAGGATCTCATTCAGGAATCAATGGCGAAAGGAGACTTCGATAACCTCAGTGGGAAAGGCAAACCTCTCAAAAAATTTTCTGGCTGTTCATATATTGATCCCATGACTCACAACCTGAACAGAATATTAATAGATAATGGATACCAACCAGAATGGATCTTAAtgcaaaaggaaataaaggataCTATTGATCAACTCAGAGAGGCAATTTTAGTGTCAAGGAAGAAATTTGGAAGTCCGATGACACCAACTGAACAGAAACAGTGGAACCAAGTTTGTGAGCAGTTTCAAGAAAACATCAGAAAACTAAACAAGCGAATtaatgattttaatttaattgttCCCCTTCTGACCAAGCAAAAAGTCCATTTTGATGCAAAGAAAGAAATTGCCAAAGCCCAGGAGATACATGAGACCCttgtaaaaacaaaagaagtCACAGATAAAAACCCAAATAACATTGATcagggagaaggagagaaaacACCTGGAGTCAAGACAGGTTTTTATAACTGGATGAATGTGtggaaatttattaaaatatga